CACTTCCCTTTCAGTTCCAAAACCCTTTCAGCTGTGGCGAAGTTTTGCGAGTCAGGTGCGGCTTGTCTTCAGTCGCTTCCAACCCAAATCACCCACTCCGCCAACCGTTAAGACCAGGACGGGCATAGCCACCACTACTGCCGAGCCTGAACTGCAGTTCTATGGAGCTCTAAATCCCATATACCAAACAGGGAACTTTTAACATTACCTAACTAAGCTTTATTACGAAATTCTTAGACTATATTTTGGGTGAGTGCTGCTGCCTTAGCGGAACTTCTTGCCGAAGAGGCTCTTGAAGCTGCCGAGTCCACCGAAGCCGCCGCCGAAACCGTGTCCTCCAAAACCACCGCCAAAGCCGTGTCCCAGACCACCGAATCCTCCCTTCAGGCCGCCGAGTCCTCCGAAACCGCCAAACTTGCCGCCAAGTCCTCCCAGTCCTCCTAGTCCTCGTACCACTCTCTCGCCCTCCAGTTCATCCACTTGCGGCTCCTGATCCGCCTCCAACTCCAAGAGCGTCAGCTGTTCTCCATTGTCCAGATCCACAGGAATGGCCAGGGCGCAGGAGATCACGGCGATCAGGGCGAGACTCAGGGCGAGGAACTTCATGTTGGTGCTTCTCGAAGGGATTCGAACAGATTAAAGGCAGCTGATTGATGGATGCTGGCTGGATTGGTACTTAATACCAAGTGCCATGACAACTAGGTTTATATACTTCTGGCTTGGGACTTGGGACTTGGGCTCGTGCGAAGAGTTGCTAATTCGCAGTGTCAACAGAGTGTGGACCCAGCAACGGCTGCGATCTGCGATCTTGGCcaaatatactcgtactttCATTCATCCAAAATTTGTTAGACTTTTGGGATTGGTTAGTGGGCAGTTCGGTCTTTGAATAGGTGCGTGTGTGCACATGGCTGGGTTTGCTCAGGTCTTTAGCTTGGCCCTAACGATAGTTACATCATGTTTGCCATTGCGATTACCAGGTTGATGGTCTTGAAACGTAATTACGATGACCTTAGacaatgttttttttgctcGAGATTTACTTTGCTCCTTTTCGATGTTTAAGAATTAGCTTGGAACTTCTGATAATTATCAGATTATCACTGACTATAATCAAAGCAAGTCAGGATTTCGCTGACGCGCGACTTGGCGGGCTAAAAATTCAAGCAGCTAGTTTGTgtcttaagtcttttgtttatttcgctAATTACTAGATATGAATACAGATTTGCTTAGCACCTAAGTAGTGGCCTATTGCCTCCAGTGTGCGTAACGCTCACGTGCTGCCAGTTTTTGTCTTCGTCTCAGATATCTCTTGTAGTATTTCGCATTGACGATATGTTTGGGATACGTAGATACAGGTTTCTGGTACCAGAGCTTGGAGGactggcgatggcgatgttTGCTTCTCGGTTCTGGGATGACATTGTAGCGGGTTTTCCGCACTTGATCCGGCACAAATGATCTTGACCAGGCTATGGGGTCCAGACTGGCATCGTAGCCCGCTTCGTTAGTGGGCCACCACGGCTTGGCTTCACAGGTATCCATTAAAAGCAGCAGGATGGGTATAGCAATTAGAATGCAATTCAGCGCGGAGTAGTTCATGGTGCAATGGTTCACTGAGGACTGCCGCTCTTTGACCTCACAACCTGGGTTCTTATACCCAGCTGAATACACACCATTATCGGATTAACCCCGGCATGTCGAGGGACCCAACTACCTGCGCAACTTATCAATGACCC
This sequence is a window from Drosophila teissieri strain GT53w chromosome 2R, Prin_Dtei_1.1, whole genome shotgun sequence. Protein-coding genes within it:
- the LOC122614841 gene encoding glycine-rich RNA-binding protein 2, whose product is MKFLALSLALIAVISCALAIPVDLDNGEQLTLLELEADQEPQVDELEGERVVRGLGGLGGLGGKFGGFGGLGGLKGGFGGLGHGFGGGFGGHGFGGGFGGLGSFKSLFGKKFR
- the LOC122614831 gene encoding uncharacterized protein LOC122614831, producing MFRLLLLWITVGLVAALDEREFDPQVAPPQSSVPKPFQLWRSFASQVRLVFSRFQPKSPTPPTVKTRTGIATTTAEPELQFYGALNPIYQTGNF
- the LOC122614807 gene encoding uncharacterized protein LOC122614807, with amino-acid sequence MNYSALNCILIAIPILLLLMDTCEAKPWWPTNEAGYDASLDPIAWSRSFVPDQVRKTRYNVIPEPRSKHRHRQSSKLWYQKPVSTYPKHIVNAKYYKRYLRRRQKLAARERYAHWRQ